The following coding sequences are from one Coffea arabica cultivar ET-39 chromosome 11e, Coffea Arabica ET-39 HiFi, whole genome shotgun sequence window:
- the LOC113715537 gene encoding uncharacterized protein isoform X1: MAAVKGCQFSASLSGSCYVMRPRLHRFSVKVPFFDGPLRSRLVSLCCHNPNPDSFIVDQTVPLSKNPTHLPDDCPQASASSPSSAIDFLTLCHRLKTTKRKGWINHGIKGPESIADHMYRMALMALIAGDLPGVNRERCIKIAIVHDIAEAIVGDITPSDGVPKAEKSRLEQAALNEMCEILGGGIRAEELKELWEEYENNSSLEANLVKDFDKVEMILQALEYETEHGKVLDEFYLSTAGKIQTEIGKSWAAEIHARRSSRLKNKLN; the protein is encoded by the exons ATGGCAGCAGTTAAAGGATGCCAATTTTCTGCTTCTTTATCAGGGAGCTGTTATGTAATGCGCCCTCGTCTTCATCGATTTTCAGTAAAGGTCCCATTTTTTGATGGCCCATTAAGGTCTAGATTGGTTTCTCTTTGTTGTCACAATCCCAACCCGGATTCTTTTATTGTGGATCAAACTGTACCCTTGTCAAAGAACCCGACCCATTTGCCGGATGATTGTCCACAGGCCTCTGCTTCTTCTCCTTCCTCTGCCATTGATTTTCTCACCTTGTGCCACCGTCTTAAG ACCACGAAGAGGAAGGGATGGATTAACCATGGCATAAAGGGTCCTGAGTCCATTGCAGATCATATGTACCGAATGGCCTTGATGGCTTTGATAGCCGGTGACCTTCCTGGTGTCAACAGAGAAAG GTGCATCAAGATAGCGATTGTTCATGATATTGCTGAAG CTATTGTTGGAGACATAACTCCATCTGATGGTGTGCCAAAGGCAGAAAAAAGCAGACTGGAGCAGGCTGCTTTGAATGAAATGTGTGAGATTCTTGGTGGAGGAattaggg CTGAAGAGCTTAAAGAACTCTGGGAAGAATATGAAAACAACTCTTCTTTAGAAGCCAATCTTGTTAAAGATTTTGACAAA GTTGAAATGATTCTGCAGGCACTGGAGTATGAAACAG AGCATGGGAAGGTCTTGGATGAGTTCTACCTGTCAACTGCTG GGAAAATCCAGACTGAAATAGGAAAGAGTTGGGCAGCAGAGATCCATGCCAGGAGGAGTTCAAGATTGAAGAACAAGCTCAATTGA
- the LOC113715537 gene encoding 5'-deoxynucleotidase hdd1 isoform X2, whose translation MAAVKGCQFSASLSGSCYVMRPRLHRFSVKVPFFDGPLRSRLVSLCCHNPNPDSFIVDQTVPLSKNPTHLPDDCPQASASSPSSAIDFLTLCHRLKTTKRKGWINHGIKGPESIADHMYRMALMALIAGDLPGVNRERCIKIAIVHDIAEAIVGDITPSDGVPKAEKSRLEQAALNEMCEILGGGIRAEELKELWEEYENNSSLEANLVKDFDKVEMILQALEYETDLFRSFGCKLLCSHCRLDDSTKWS comes from the exons ATGGCAGCAGTTAAAGGATGCCAATTTTCTGCTTCTTTATCAGGGAGCTGTTATGTAATGCGCCCTCGTCTTCATCGATTTTCAGTAAAGGTCCCATTTTTTGATGGCCCATTAAGGTCTAGATTGGTTTCTCTTTGTTGTCACAATCCCAACCCGGATTCTTTTATTGTGGATCAAACTGTACCCTTGTCAAAGAACCCGACCCATTTGCCGGATGATTGTCCACAGGCCTCTGCTTCTTCTCCTTCCTCTGCCATTGATTTTCTCACCTTGTGCCACCGTCTTAAG ACCACGAAGAGGAAGGGATGGATTAACCATGGCATAAAGGGTCCTGAGTCCATTGCAGATCATATGTACCGAATGGCCTTGATGGCTTTGATAGCCGGTGACCTTCCTGGTGTCAACAGAGAAAG GTGCATCAAGATAGCGATTGTTCATGATATTGCTGAAG CTATTGTTGGAGACATAACTCCATCTGATGGTGTGCCAAAGGCAGAAAAAAGCAGACTGGAGCAGGCTGCTTTGAATGAAATGTGTGAGATTCTTGGTGGAGGAattaggg CTGAAGAGCTTAAAGAACTCTGGGAAGAATATGAAAACAACTCTTCTTTAGAAGCCAATCTTGTTAAAGATTTTGACAAA GTTGAAATGATTCTGCAGGCACTGGAGTATGAAACAG ATCTCTTTAGGAGCTTTGGTTGCAAACTTCTTTGCAGTCACTGTCGTTTGGATGATTCGACAAAATGGTCATGA
- the LOC113716226 gene encoding putative F-box protein At1g47790: protein MDKIPADAIQEILTKLPTKSLLRFKCVSKSWCSMIEDPVFVDAFRVRSHNRSPCLLIRKNHHGKLNDRGVRKVNDFFLVDLKGNSAPLPVPSYLETLTFPFEEVDGSIIKEEPFLHFVEGLACINNIIWNPTTRKIMDLPPRKLNQNVHVRKVNEDTNIVAGSYIWCVSAEYSLGFDYSTREYKVLSISRTGSKINHGIGGRKNAWDTTDDQVYAEVLTLGTNSWRNTNFSLPQELEPDFSVVTNCTINGIIYLVIYRRRYRYEPPSYCLLNFDLSNEKFQLLPIPKGFDYSDHACEVGERFALIEQLSTKIWILQDSGSGKWTEEDFLWPQDWYTNLSYDNNRPVIDSCIEPIGSCPTGDILFKRLKFKFRLGEEDDEEHSQPSDEEESQPSTCVCYDMKLKSARTIPELNGVIYPNTRYDWDDICIKHVETIHPLK from the coding sequence ATGGATAAAATTCCGGCAGACGCTATTCAAGAAATACTCACGAAACTTCCAACAAAATCGTTATTGAGGTTCAAGTGTGTTTCAAAGAGTTGGTGCAGCATGATTGAAGATCCCGTTTTTGTTGATGCTTTTCGTGTTCGCTCACACAATCGAAGCCCCTGTCTCCTTATTCGTAAGAATCATCATGGAAAGCTTAACGATAGAGGTGTACGGAAGGTAAATGACTTTTTCCTAGTGGATCTAAAAGGCAATTCTGCTCCTCTTCCGGTTCCATCTTATCTTGAAACATTAACCTTTCCTTTCGAGGAGGTTGATGGCTCTATTATAAAAGAGGAGCCTTTTCTGCACTTTGTTGAAGGCTTAGCGTGTATTAATAACATCATATGGAACCCTACTACAAGAAAAATCATGGATCTTCCCCCACGAAAGTTGAATCAGAATGTGCATGTGAGAAAGGTGAATGAAGACACAAATATTGTTGCGGGCTCTTATATTTGGTGTGTCTCAGCAGAATACTCTTTAGGGTTCGATTATTCAACCAGGGAATACAAGGTTTTGAGCATCTCTCGCACCGGGTCAAAAATAAATCACGGTATCGGTGGCCGCAAGAATGCGTGGGATACTACTGATGACCAAGTATACGCAGAAGTTTTGACTTTGGGAACAAATTCTTGGAGAAATactaatttttctcttcctCAAGAGCTTGAACCTGACTTCTCTGTTGTGACAAATTGTACGATCAATGGCATAATTTATTTGGTCATCTACCGGCGTCGGTACCGTTATGAACCACCAAGTTACTGCTTACTGAATTTTGATCTAAGCAAtgagaaatttcagcttttgccTATTCCCAAAGGTTTTGATTATTCAGATCATGCTTGCGAGGTGGGAGAAAGATTTGCTTTGATTGAGCAACTGAGCACAAAGATTTGGATATTACAAGATTCGGGGAGTGGAAAGTGGACTGAGGAGGATTTCTTGTGGCCTCAAGATTGGTATACAAATCTTAGTTATGACAACAATCGCCCTGTCATCGATTCTTGTATAGAGCCCATTGGTTCTTGCCCAACTGGTGACATTTTGTTTAAAAGactaaaattcaaatttaggcTTGGTGAGGAAGATGACGAAGAACACTCGCAGCCAAGTGACGAAGAAGAGTCGCAGCCAAGTACTTGTGTATGCTACGATATGAAGCTAAAAAGTGCAAGGACAATCCCGGAACTAAACGGGGTAATCTATCCTAATACAAGGTATGATTGGGATGACATCTGCATCAAGCATGTGGAAACTATACACCCGCTGAAGTAG